The following are encoded together in the Bradysia coprophila strain Holo2 unplaced genomic scaffold, BU_Bcop_v1 contig_94, whole genome shotgun sequence genome:
- the LOC119085100 gene encoding dynamin-like, whose translation MALREHSKISAGNPGMKTLISAIDKIRDVCLKTGSDATIDFDFPQIAVIGCQSAGKSSVLQSIVGRDFLPRGEDIVTRQPLILQLINAESEYGMFNHCGDKKFTDFKEICKEIQAQTSRVTKNKGVSKEPISLRIYSPNVLNITLIDLPGTVQVSVGDQPQNIADDIKDMIYDYIRKDNCLLLAVTPATMALAVSSALSMAQDVDPEGLRTIGVITKLDEIGKGTNARKILDNELKPLRRGYVGVVNRSEQDLMDKKDITAALKVESDFFRKSKVYRDIADRLGTPYLQRVLNQQLTEHIQQKLPGLKDRLHKHMLTLEKEVEQFKDFADMSNPDSLKNLIVVVFRKLRDNFEKQISGLSSKDIPIDMDGLSNGVKIGTIFHEHLPREISAITMDGVKVRNEIANGVREFFAFRTVLPQYVPYSVYETVVKKQIQLLKIPVIMCIEEVVEQLTLAIQNCILHTGNYPNLQEFLKKKLITFIDDNRAKFKENILSLIEMELAFINIEPDDLSFVSLPLQKQIVHKGGLGVENLGAKNAVYWFVLTAAVLLCYDKEDGDVQFCLELNDLQCSGVSQDYQSQKYILTISRRDGRNVFHHYKEFEFSSKNGDEIKTWRQHLSLAIIGIKVEPSLERAIAIIYNGVDSYMSMVKKTTRNMVPKAITLYIIKELDDYINRRLFLELLSLANDVNNAYLFTLSTMEAEKMKRKLDTYEALKEALKIIRDVLTETDITSTAEEEE comes from the exons ATGGCATTACGAGAACATAGTAAAATAAGTGCGGGTAATCCGGGCATGAAAACGCTTATTTCTGCCATTGATAAAATACGAGATGTATGCTTGAAAACGGGCTCCGATGCAACaatcgattttgattttcctcAAATTGCGGTGATTGGATGCCAAAGTGCTGGAAAAAGTTCCGTTTTGCAAAGTATTGTGGGAAG GGATTTTTTACCTCGAGGAGAAGATATCGTGACACGACAACCGCTAATTTTACAACTGATCAACGCAGAAAGTg AGTATGGCATGTTCAACCATTGTGGGGACAAGAAGTTCACCGATTTCAAGGAAATTTGTAAGGAAATCCAAGCTCAAACTAGTCGtgtgacaaaaaataaagGG GTTAGCAAGGAACCTATTAGTTTGCGAATTTACAGCCCGAACGTATTGAACATTACACTGATTGACCTTCCGGGCACCGTTCAAGTCTCGGTTGGTGATCAACCACAAAATATTGCTGATGACATCAAAGACATGATCTACGACTATATTCGCAAGGATAACTGTCTTTTGTTAGCCGTCACGCCAGCAACAATGGCTCTAGCAGTTTCTTCTGCATTAAGTATGGCCCAAGACGTCGATCCAGAAGGACTACGTACGATTGGCGTTATTACCAAACTGGATGAAATCGGCAAAGGGACGAATGCGCGTAAAATCTTAGATAACGAATTGAAGCCACTGCGTCGAGGATACGTCGGTGTCGTAAATCGGTCTGAACAGGATCTTATGGATAAAAAAGACATCACTGCTGCCCTGAAAGTGGAATCCGACTTCTTTAGAAAAAGCAAAGTTTACAGAGACATTGCTGATCGTTTGGGCACTCCGTACTTGCAACGTGTGTTGAATCAACAATTAACGGAACACATACAACAGAAGTTGCCAGGTTTGAAAGATAGATTGCACAAGCACATGTTGACTTTGGAAAAGGAGGTTGAGCAATTCAAAGACTTCGCAGACATGTCCAATCCGGACAGTTTGAAGAATTTAATTGTCGTCGTGTTTCGTAAACTGAGAGATAATTTTGAGAAGCAAATTTCAGGCCTCAGTTCAAAGGACATACCAATCGATATGGATGGATTGTCCAATGGTGTGAAAATTGGCACCATTTTCCATGAACA TTTACCGCGTGAAATATCAGCAATCACTATGGATGGAGTAAAGGTGCGAAATGAGATCGCTAACGGTGTTCGCGAATTTTTCGCTTTTCGCACTGTTCTTCCTCAGTACGTACCGTATTCCGTGTACGAAACGGTTGTGAAGAAGCAAATTCAGCTGCTAAAGATTCCTGTTATTATGTGCATTGAAGAAGTAGTGGAACAACTAACATTGGCGATCCAAAACTGCATTCTACAT ACTGGAAATTATCCGAATTTACAAGAGTTCCTAAAGAAAAAGCTCATTACGTTCATTGACGACAACCGAGccaaattcaaagaaaatattttgtcactTATCGAAATGGAACTCGCCTTCATCAACATAGAGCCAGACGACCTATCATTTGTTTC aTTACCACTGCAAAAACAAATCGTCCATAAAGGAGGTCTTGGCGTTGAAAATTTGG GTGCCAAAAACGCTGTATATTGGTTCGTTTTGACAGCAGCAGTCTTATTATGTTACGACAAGGAAGATGGAGACGTTCAGTTCTGTTTAGAACTGAACGATCTACAATGTAGCGGTGTTAGTCAAGACTATCAGTCGCAAAAATATATCCTCACCATATCTCGTAGGGATGGACGTAATGTGTTCCATCATTAcaaagaatttgaattttccagCAAAAATGGCGATGAAATAAAAACCTGGAGACAGCATCTTTCGCTTGCTATTATTGGTATAAAAGTT GAGCCATCACTGGAGAGAGCAATTGCAATAATTTACAATGGAGTCGATTCGTATATGAGCATGGTAAAGAAAACTACACGGAATATGGTACCAAAGGCAATTACATTGTACATCATAAAGGAACTGGATGATTACATCAATAGGAGGCTTTTTTTGGAGCTACTCTCTCTCGCTAATGATGTGAATAAT GCATATCTATTTACACTGAGTACTATGGAAGCAGAGAAGATGAAGAGAAAATTGGATACTTACGAGGCACTGAAGGAAGCACTGAAAATTATTC GAGACGTTTTGACCGAAACTGACATTACCAGCACTGCTGAAGAAGAGGAATGA